The following coding sequences lie in one Pseudorasbora parva isolate DD20220531a chromosome 18, ASM2467924v1, whole genome shotgun sequence genomic window:
- the dkc1 gene encoding H/ACA ribonucleoprotein complex subunit DKC1, translated as MADTEMGSAKKEKKRKSQKFSSGEVGDIQESGDFLIKPESKVASLDTSQWPLLLKNFDKLNIRTAHYTPLPHGSNPLKRNISDYVRAGFINLDKPANPSSHEVVAWIKRILRVEKTGHSGTLDPKVTGCLIVCVERATRLVKSQQSAGKEYVGIVRLHNALENEHQLARAMECLTGALFQRPPLIAAVKRQLRVRTIYESKLIEYDPERRLGIFWVSCEAGTYIRTLCVHLGLLLGVGGQMQELRRVRSGVLGEMDNLVTMHDVLDAQWQFDHNKDETYLRRVIYPLEKLLISHKRIVMKDSAVNAICYGAKIMLPGVLRYEDGIELNQDIVIITTKGEAICTAVALMTTAVISTCDHGVVAKIKRVIMERDTYPRKWGLGPKASQKKMMIQKGLLDKHGKPNGSTPADWKEGYVDYSTPKVKKGEAAAPTGPKRKRDESGSESDAAAAAQDTSKTEEEMKKEKKKKKKEKKLKLAEEAAAEAPAEDETEVTESTKKKKKKKKAKDAEAGSE; from the exons ATGGCGGACACGGAAA TGGGTTCAGCtaagaaagagaagaaaaggAAATCACAGAAGTTTTCATCTGGAGAAGTTGGG GACATCCAGGAAAGTGGAGACTTCCTCATCAAACCCGAGTCTAAGGTCGCGAGCTTGGACACGTCCCAGTGGCCGCTGCTGCTAAAG AATTTCGATAAGCTGAACATCCGGACGGCTCATTACACTCCTCTGCCGCACGGCTCCAATCCGCTCAAGAGGAACATCAGTGACTACGTCAG GGCTGGATTCATTAATCTGGACAAACCTGCCAACCCCTCGTCCCATGAAGTCGTGGCTTGGATCAAGAGGATTCTTCGAGTCGAAAAAACGGGTCACAGTGGTACGCTTGACCCTAAAGTCACGGGCTGCTTGATCGTGTGTGTGGAGCGAGCCACGCGATTGGTCAAATCCCAGCAGAGCGCAG GCAAAGAGTATGTGGGAATAGTACGGCTGCACAATGCACTAGAGAACGAACACCAGCTAGCCAGG GCTATGGAGTGTTTAACAGGAGCCCTGTTCCAGAGGCCTCCGCTCATCGCCGCGGTGAAGCGCCAGCTCCGAGTGCGGACCATCTACGAGAGCAAGCTTATCGAATACGATCCTGAGAGAAGATTAG GTATTTTCTGGGTGAGCTGTGAGGCGGGCACATACATCCGGACTCTGTGTGTCCATCTGGGTCTGCTTTTGGGAGTCGGCGGTCAGATGCAGGAGCTGCGGAGAGTCCGCTCGGGTGTCCTGGGGGAGATG GATAACTTGGTGACCATGCATGACGTGTTGGACGCGCAGTGGCAGTTTGACCACAACAAAGACGAGACGTACCTGAGGAGAGTCATCTACCCTCTGGAGAAGCTCCTCATCTCACACAAACGGATCGTCATGAAGGACAGCGCT GTGAATGCTATATGTTACGGTGCTAAGATCAtgctcccaggcgtcctgcggTATGAAGATGGCATCGAGTTAAATCAAGACATCGTCATTATAACGACTAAAGGAGAAGCCATTTGTACAG CCGTTGCCCTGATGACAACAGCCGTCATTTCCACATGTGACCACGGGGTCGTCGCCAAAATCAAGAGGGTCATTATGGAGCGAGACACGTATCCACGCAAATGGGGTCTTGGGCCGAAG GCTAGTCAGAAGAAAATGATGATTCAAAAAGGACTTCTAGACAAACACGGCAAACCGAACGGCAGCACTCCTGCAGACTGGAAAGAGGGATACGTAGACTACAG CACACCAAAGGTGAAAAAGGGTGAAGCGGCTGCTCCGACCGGACCAAAG AGGAAACGTGATGAGAGTGGAAGTGAAAGCGACGCTGCAGCTGCTGCTCAGGATACGTCCAAGACAGAGGAAGAAATGAAaaaggagaagaagaaaaagaagaaagaaaagaaattaAAGCTAGCAGAAGAGGCGGCAGCTGAGGCTCCGGCGGAGGACGAAACGGAG GTTACGGAGAGcacaaagaagaagaaaaagaagaaaaaggcGAAAGATGCTGAGGCTGGCTCGGAATGA